The following proteins come from a genomic window of Pseudomonas sp. MAG733B:
- the tssG gene encoding type VI secretion system baseplate subunit TssG — translation MATANRRSTPGLIDQARAEPHRFEFFQLVRLLRLHYSRTGRMDLETRPHEDPLRFRSQLSLNFPASEVSDLQFEREGKVSVAGLPLSEVQVTFMGLVGPSGVLPRPYTELLIERHIQYRDDAAHAFLDIFSHRMTTLFYEAWQKYKFYIEYERNGSSDFDRYLLNLVGFGPEAQKQKFDKQGSPLRQELFSYFSGLFAQKPRNALNLEVMLNFYFSLPFKVKPFAGRWLKLDASQCTQLGRKNAVLGQSAVAGNRVWDYQSCVRIETAPLELADYQRLQPGSVDYQKLVELVRFYVGAELDFQLAPKLKPQAVPVARLGRQGNVSLGRLGWLKRPGVDVEPSRCALFHIPFDGVSL, via the coding sequence ATGGCCACCGCGAACCGGCGATCAACCCCTGGTCTGATTGATCAGGCAAGGGCTGAGCCGCACCGATTCGAGTTTTTCCAATTGGTGCGCTTGCTTCGCCTGCATTACAGCAGAACCGGGCGCATGGACCTGGAGACCCGACCGCACGAAGACCCTCTGCGCTTTCGCTCGCAGCTGTCGCTCAACTTCCCGGCCAGTGAAGTCAGCGATTTGCAGTTTGAGCGTGAAGGCAAGGTGTCCGTGGCCGGCCTGCCGTTGTCTGAAGTGCAAGTCACGTTCATGGGCCTGGTCGGGCCGTCGGGTGTCTTGCCGCGCCCGTACACCGAGCTGTTGATCGAACGGCACATCCAGTACCGGGATGACGCGGCCCATGCGTTCCTCGACATCTTTTCGCATCGCATGACCACGCTGTTCTACGAAGCCTGGCAAAAGTACAAGTTCTACATCGAGTACGAACGTAACGGCAGCTCGGATTTCGACCGCTACCTGCTGAATCTGGTGGGGTTCGGCCCCGAGGCGCAGAAGCAGAAATTCGACAAACAAGGCTCGCCCCTGCGCCAAGAATTGTTCAGCTACTTCTCCGGCCTGTTCGCGCAGAAGCCACGCAATGCCTTGAACCTGGAAGTGATGCTCAACTTCTATTTTTCGCTGCCATTCAAGGTCAAGCCGTTTGCCGGTCGCTGGCTGAAGCTCGATGCCAGCCAATGCACGCAGCTGGGGCGCAAGAACGCTGTGCTCGGGCAAAGCGCCGTGGCCGGCAACCGGGTCTGGGACTACCAATCGTGCGTGCGCATCGAAACGGCGCCGCTGGAACTGGCTGACTATCAACGCTTGCAGCCGGGCAGCGTCGACTACCAGAAACTGGTTGAGCTGGTGCGCTTCTACGTCGGTGCCGAACTCGATTTCCAGTTGGCACCCAAGCTCAAACCCCAAGCCGTCCCCGTCGCCCGCCTCGGTCGTCAGGGCAACGTTTCGCTGGGCCGGCTCGGTTGGCTCAAACGACCAGGCGTCGACGTGGAACCCTCCCGTTGCGCGCTCTTCCACATTCCTTTTGATGGGGTCTCCCTGTGA
- the tssH gene encoding type VI secretion system ATPase TssH, whose translation MNLKSLFAKLNDTSRTATESAAALCLSEHHYDVEIEHLLLQLLDSHDNDLPAILRHYDVVPERLQAQLVTALGTFKKGNTRTPALSPHLTRMIEQAWVLASIEFGQAQIRTGHLLQALLDDDELRRVVIAGAAELEKINADDLRVNLNALVEGSAESQQAKPLDTTGGASVSPIKGNGKTPALDQYTINLTQSAREGRIDPVLGREFEVRQMVDILTRRRQNNPILTGEAGVGKTAVVEGLALRIVQGDVPSVLKGVAIHTLDLGLLQAGAGVKGEFENRLKSVIEETKRSLHPIILFIDEAHTLIGSGGQAGQNDAANLLKPALARGELRTIAATTWAEYKKYFEKDAALARRFQVVKVEEPDEDKAIHMLRGLLAKMQEHHKVTVMDEALVQAVRLSNRYITGRQLPDKAVSVLDTACARVALGQSAQPGPLEDCKRQIDNLQAEISVLEQEAAKGSDHARRLTTLNAELLSEQQTRDALEQQWQRELQLVEKLGALSHPENQSPDAQEIAAVRAELASVQGEQPLVHALVDGGTIGEVISGWTGIPLGKMLRDEIETVQRLPALLGERVLGQDHALLEIGKRIKISRARMEDPNKPIGVFLLLGPSGVGKTETALALADTLYGGERNVITINMSEYQEAHTVSSLKGSPPGYVGYGEGGVLTEAVRRKPYSVVLLDEVEKAHPDVLELFFQVFDKGVLDDGEGREINFRNTVIILTSNTGTDRIMQWCLNAQPQPTPEDIVEGLRDELNQVFKPAFLGRLTIVPYYPVKDAILERIVALKLERIRQRFERNHQAVLSYDEALVKAIASRCTEVDSGARNIDNILSKTLMPELAQRVLERMAQDKPIQSLNIELGSDGDFAYRLC comes from the coding sequence GTGAACCTGAAGTCCCTGTTCGCCAAGCTGAACGACACCAGCCGTACCGCCACCGAAAGCGCCGCGGCGCTGTGCCTGTCGGAACACCATTACGATGTCGAGATCGAGCACCTGTTGTTGCAGTTGCTCGACAGCCACGACAACGACCTGCCAGCCATCCTGCGTCATTACGACGTGGTGCCTGAACGCTTGCAGGCGCAATTGGTGACGGCGCTGGGGACGTTCAAGAAAGGCAATACCCGCACGCCTGCGCTGTCCCCGCACCTGACCCGCATGATCGAGCAGGCATGGGTGCTGGCGTCCATCGAATTCGGCCAGGCGCAGATCCGCACCGGCCATCTGTTGCAGGCCTTGCTCGATGACGACGAACTGCGCCGGGTGGTGATCGCGGGTGCGGCGGAGCTGGAGAAAATCAACGCCGATGATTTGCGCGTGAACCTCAACGCGTTGGTGGAAGGCAGCGCCGAGTCGCAACAGGCCAAGCCACTGGACACAACCGGCGGCGCCAGCGTCAGCCCGATCAAAGGCAACGGCAAAACCCCGGCCCTCGATCAATACACCATCAACCTCACGCAAAGCGCTCGCGAAGGCCGGATCGACCCGGTGCTGGGCCGCGAATTCGAGGTGCGGCAGATGGTCGACATTCTCACCCGCCGCCGCCAGAACAATCCGATCCTCACCGGTGAAGCCGGCGTGGGTAAAACCGCTGTGGTTGAAGGCCTGGCCCTGCGTATCGTTCAGGGTGACGTGCCGTCGGTGCTCAAGGGCGTTGCCATCCACACCCTGGATCTGGGCTTGCTGCAGGCCGGTGCCGGGGTCAAAGGCGAATTCGAAAACCGCCTCAAGTCAGTCATTGAAGAAACCAAGCGCAGCCTGCACCCGATCATTCTGTTCATCGATGAAGCGCACACCTTGATCGGTTCTGGCGGTCAGGCCGGGCAGAACGATGCCGCCAACCTGCTCAAGCCAGCCCTGGCTCGTGGCGAGTTGCGCACCATCGCGGCGACCACCTGGGCCGAGTACAAGAAGTACTTCGAGAAGGATGCCGCCCTCGCCCGCCGTTTCCAGGTGGTGAAGGTCGAAGAGCCGGACGAAGACAAGGCGATCCACATGCTGCGCGGCCTGCTGGCTAAAATGCAGGAGCATCACAAAGTCACGGTGATGGACGAAGCGCTGGTGCAAGCCGTGCGCCTGTCCAATCGCTACATCACCGGACGCCAACTGCCAGACAAAGCTGTCAGCGTTCTGGACACCGCTTGCGCCCGGGTCGCGTTGGGGCAATCGGCGCAGCCGGGACCGCTGGAAGACTGCAAGCGTCAGATCGACAACCTGCAAGCCGAAATCTCGGTGCTGGAGCAGGAAGCCGCCAAAGGCAGCGACCATGCCCGACGCCTGACCACCCTCAACGCCGAGTTGCTCAGCGAGCAGCAAACCCGCGATGCCCTCGAACAACAGTGGCAACGCGAGCTGCAACTGGTGGAAAAACTCGGCGCCCTCAGCCACCCGGAAAACCAATCGCCGGATGCTCAGGAAATTGCCGCGGTGCGCGCCGAACTGGCCAGCGTCCAGGGTGAGCAGCCGCTGGTGCATGCCCTGGTGGATGGCGGCACCATCGGTGAAGTGATCTCCGGCTGGACCGGTATTCCTTTGGGCAAAATGCTGCGCGACGAAATCGAAACCGTGCAGCGCCTGCCTGCATTGCTGGGCGAGCGGGTACTCGGCCAGGACCATGCACTGCTCGAAATCGGCAAGCGCATCAAGATTTCCCGCGCACGCATGGAAGACCCGAACAAGCCGATCGGTGTGTTCCTGTTGCTCGGCCCGAGCGGCGTCGGCAAGACCGAAACCGCACTGGCGCTGGCCGACACCCTGTACGGCGGCGAGCGTAACGTCATCACCATCAACATGTCCGAGTACCAGGAAGCCCATACCGTCTCGAGCCTCAAGGGTTCGCCTCCGGGTTACGTCGGTTATGGCGAGGGCGGCGTGCTGACTGAAGCCGTGCGGCGCAAGCCCTACAGCGTGGTACTGCTCGACGAAGTGGAAAAAGCCCACCCGGACGTGCTCGAACTGTTTTTCCAGGTGTTCGACAAAGGCGTGCTGGATGACGGCGAAGGTCGCGAGATCAACTTCCGCAACACCGTGATCATCCTCACGTCCAACACCGGTACCGACCGCATCATGCAGTGGTGCCTCAATGCCCAGCCGCAACCGACACCGGAAGACATCGTCGAAGGGCTGCGTGACGAGTTGAACCAGGTATTCAAGCCGGCCTTCCTCGGCCGCCTGACCATCGTTCCTTACTACCCGGTCAAGGACGCGATCCTGGAGCGCATCGTCGCGCTCAAGCTCGAACGCATTCGCCAGCGCTTCGAGCGCAATCATCAGGCCGTCCTGAGCTATGACGAGGCGCTGGTCAAAGCCATTGCCTCGCGCTGCACGGAAGTCGACAGCGGTGCCCGGAACATCGACAACATTCTGTCCAAGACTCTCATGCCGGAATTGGCGCAGCGGGTACTGGAGCGCATGGCGCAGGACAAACCGATCCAGAGTTTGAACATCGAGTTGGGCAGCGACGGCGATTTCGCCTATCGCCTGTGCTGA
- the tssJ gene encoding type VI secretion system lipoprotein TssJ produces MDKNFSGKRPAKALAQCLTVVAMMTVLSACGVTDRVSKRVDDTWAGDMLFDDNEKVILTSDGGNQLNPDAEGKPLSVVLRVYQLTSLERFSSVDADSLWDDPQKALGNTLIENREITLLPGMGQVDKWPLNKAAGYVGVAAFFRSDENSRWKVAFDANSLRKDGIWFSSDGLRVLVDNNTVSAVSGVDVLNKPKTEEQLAKASALPDPPAQPTLTQRVQDVVIEKAQDKAAGSAQKAVDSKLNSLLEGAQ; encoded by the coding sequence ATGGACAAGAATTTTTCAGGGAAACGTCCCGCGAAGGCATTGGCTCAATGCCTGACGGTGGTGGCGATGATGACGGTACTGAGCGCCTGCGGCGTGACTGATCGGGTCAGCAAGCGGGTCGACGATACGTGGGCCGGCGACATGCTGTTCGATGACAACGAGAAAGTCATCCTGACCTCCGACGGCGGCAATCAGCTCAACCCCGACGCGGAGGGCAAACCGCTTTCGGTGGTGCTGCGAGTTTATCAGCTGACTTCACTGGAGCGCTTTTCCTCGGTAGACGCCGACTCGCTGTGGGACGACCCGCAAAAAGCCCTCGGCAACACCCTGATCGAGAACCGCGAAATCACTTTGTTGCCAGGCATGGGCCAGGTCGACAAGTGGCCCCTGAACAAGGCCGCGGGTTATGTCGGCGTCGCGGCGTTTTTCCGCTCCGACGAGAACAGCCGCTGGAAGGTCGCGTTTGACGCCAATTCGTTGCGCAAGGACGGCATCTGGTTTTCTTCCGATGGCCTGCGAGTACTGGTCGACAACAACACCGTCTCCGCCGTCAGTGGCGTCGACGTGCTGAACAAACCCAAGACCGAAGAGCAACTCGCCAAAGCTTCCGCCCTGCCCGACCCACCGGCCCAGCCAACGCTGACTCAACGGGTTCAGGACGTGGTGATTGAAAAAGCCCAGGACAAGGCAGCCGGCTCCGCGCAGAAAGCCGTGGACTCGAAATTGAATTCATTATTGGAAGGCGCTCAATGA
- the tssK gene encoding type VI secretion system baseplate subunit TssK yields MSKQSRVMWSEGMFLLPQHFQYQDEFHQHQLAQATLRNTPFHWGVQLLEVDEEALATGSLQLKRLKLVFPDGSLFDAPQHDPLPAARDLKDLLKGNDLKVYAALKLPEPFGLNYVEDGQEQKTGRRFRKQFDTLPDLNEGDLENEITSLRLNVVMLIDGDNLDGYTWCPIARLSRNNIGGFNLDGHFVHPTLHLGTHDTLIGLGKRLLGALQSKSKALSGRRRERADQIAEFGSSDVTLFWLLNTVNRAHPTLAHLLAHPRLHPERLYLFLAELAGGLLTFSLDTQLNDIPEYDHHDPAASLVKLDEMIRVLLDNVVPNQCVVINLTQTKPSYWQGQLHDPRLAEADFYISVHADMPGASLLELVPRAFKVGSPEDIEVVVNSAMPGVTLNHSTRLPNAIPVRLDNHYFSIEPHGRVYERMMSAQAISFYAPSAFTNLKLELMAVLK; encoded by the coding sequence ATGAGTAAGCAAAGCCGGGTGATGTGGTCCGAAGGCATGTTCCTTTTGCCACAACATTTCCAGTATCAGGATGAGTTCCACCAGCATCAGCTGGCGCAGGCGACCCTGCGCAATACGCCTTTTCACTGGGGCGTGCAGTTGCTCGAAGTGGACGAAGAAGCCCTCGCCACCGGCTCCCTGCAGCTGAAAAGGCTGAAACTGGTGTTTCCCGACGGCAGTCTGTTCGATGCGCCGCAGCATGATCCGCTGCCCGCTGCCCGCGATTTGAAGGACTTGCTCAAGGGCAACGACCTGAAGGTCTACGCCGCGCTGAAACTGCCTGAGCCCTTCGGCCTGAACTACGTCGAAGACGGCCAGGAACAAAAGACCGGGCGACGCTTTCGCAAGCAGTTCGACACCTTGCCGGACCTCAACGAAGGCGACCTGGAAAACGAAATCACCAGCCTGCGGCTGAACGTGGTGATGCTGATCGACGGCGACAACCTCGATGGCTACACCTGGTGCCCGATTGCTCGCCTGTCACGCAACAACATCGGCGGTTTCAACCTCGACGGGCATTTCGTGCACCCGACGCTGCACCTGGGCACCCACGACACCCTGATCGGGCTGGGCAAGCGTTTGCTCGGTGCTTTGCAATCGAAAAGCAAGGCGCTGTCCGGCCGTCGTCGCGAGCGAGCGGACCAGATTGCCGAGTTTGGCTCCAGCGATGTGACTCTGTTCTGGCTGTTGAACACGGTGAACCGCGCCCATCCGACCCTCGCGCATTTGCTGGCCCATCCGCGCTTGCACCCCGAGCGCCTGTATCTGTTCCTGGCCGAACTCGCCGGCGGCCTGCTGACATTTTCGTTGGATACACAGCTCAACGACATCCCCGAGTACGACCACCACGACCCGGCGGCCTCGCTGGTCAAGCTCGACGAAATGATTCGCGTGCTGCTCGACAATGTCGTGCCGAACCAGTGTGTGGTGATCAACCTGACCCAGACCAAACCTTCTTATTGGCAAGGACAGTTGCACGACCCCCGGCTGGCAGAGGCGGATTTCTACATTTCCGTGCACGCCGACATGCCGGGCGCGAGCCTGCTGGAACTGGTGCCACGGGCGTTCAAGGTCGGCTCGCCGGAAGACATCGAAGTGGTGGTCAACAGCGCCATGCCGGGGGTCACGCTCAATCACTCGACGCGCCTGCCCAATGCGATTCCGGTGCGACTGGACAATCACTATTTCTCCATAGAGCCCCATGGCCGGGTCTACGAACGAATGATGAGTGCCCAGGCCATTTCTTTCTATGCGCCCAGCGCGTTCACCAACCTCAAGCTTGAACTGATGGCGGTACTCAAATGA
- the icmH gene encoding type IVB secretion system protein IcmH/DotU, translating into MTEAVLQGAVAAASEKPTLKDLVQDFISMALIVRKGRQVTSVSAFEASVDTFFKALERDARSANYSVEQVKDTQYALCAFLDESVLRSGDNELRRHFELQPLQFRYFGVHLAGEGFFEKIDSLRGDVKQNLDVLEVYHLCLALGFEGKFSLGQKDQLRYLANTLGQDIARFRKTPKALSPDWALPDQVSQMLRHEVPLWLYLALIALVCVGVYLTLDWLLAKDVAALSEQISQLFSA; encoded by the coding sequence ATGACCGAAGCCGTACTGCAAGGCGCCGTTGCGGCCGCCAGCGAAAAACCGACGCTCAAAGACCTGGTGCAGGATTTCATCAGCATGGCGCTGATCGTGCGCAAGGGCCGCCAAGTGACCTCGGTCAGCGCCTTCGAGGCGAGCGTCGACACCTTCTTCAAGGCTCTGGAACGCGATGCCCGCAGCGCTAACTACAGCGTTGAACAGGTGAAGGACACCCAGTACGCCTTGTGCGCCTTCCTCGATGAAAGCGTGTTGCGTTCCGGGGACAACGAATTGCGCCGTCACTTCGAATTGCAGCCGTTGCAGTTCCGCTATTTCGGCGTACACCTGGCGGGCGAAGGCTTTTTCGAAAAAATCGATTCATTGCGCGGTGACGTCAAACAGAACCTCGATGTACTCGAGGTTTACCACCTGTGCCTCGCCCTGGGTTTCGAGGGCAAATTCAGTCTCGGGCAAAAGGACCAGTTGCGTTACCTGGCCAATACCCTGGGCCAGGACATCGCGCGGTTTCGCAAGACGCCCAAGGCGCTCTCGCCTGACTGGGCCCTGCCCGACCAGGTCTCGCAGATGCTGCGCCATGAAGTTCCCCTCTGGCTCTACCTGGCGCTGATTGCGCTGGTCTGCGTGGGTGTTTACCTGACGCTGGACTGGCTGCTGGCCAAAGACGTAGCCGCGTTGTCCGAACAAATCAGCCAGCTGTTCAGTGCCTGA
- a CDS encoding type VI secretion protein IcmF/TssM N-terminal domain-containing protein: MKTLLRLLKSFWFLVPVLWLASLAVCWFVAPHVNWLRGYALEAMAIVSAFYLLIIVLRQYKRIRAEHNLENLVQIEVDRSLKSTGEFRDQQVLRERLKHAIAMLRADRSAGGGGSSALYDLPWYLVIGMSAAGKTSLLTRSGLSASIASSANDTESGTQHCDWYFSPEAVMIDTAGRYLRDDPSASEFAAFLRMLKKQRNKAAVNGLVLVVSLPELLACSAAERNELAAQLVSRIEEYNDCLEANPPIYLMLSKTDQLPGFSQAFEGLDLNERQQPLGMTFGLSEIRNQGLRPVLDAKLANLHSHIRRHVDAQMIALGADANSALLNFPNYFAELSGVLEQFLQHFAETRRSGAPLLLRGLYFTSALQTDQQLSQVYEDDLAESFALQPEHEQPEPSTGRKISDRSYFITDTFRRVIFPDRDLTLYQSRFGKNKSASPALLGLAVLAGVAFIGWQALSFQNNRQWLATLREQLTELQQAPDSARLLASGQGLELLRDQLIAIEKHRAKGVPLQLGAGLYRGDDIYRVAQTAYLQQLRTQALEPITLQLQLQMRAFNEFAKTMDPQNNFAPATSKAGSAKTRLQGQKLPIRLNNVPRSTADVAGRLNGAARGAANKARGEALTALRNPATASDAAELSATTGGLSLSEEMLGRLDERQVASIIESYNALKLYLMLTQPATHPDAEFVAAALPLAWANTASADNAVSSAVIQDNAPVYVQLLKSGQAPTLSRNEQLISETRNSLKSFMISSSLVDREYLRLQLESGRQFPAVGLSDLVPLPGRQLLYGTEAVPAIFTRQGWEQFVKPELIKLVSGNLQNESDWVLDGEGADSIVQKANFIREFMTRYKRDYTQAWYTLIDSVGVRHFTDMANATQQLSLLSDVQNSPVKILLAAVNDNTQWDVPAPRETLQAGIKPEDGFWSSVTGIFDDKNASPSTLISPLPAVDDGSLAKRFEPVSRVFAVQNAEGADSTIMDRYLAALRKLKVRMNNIQRSQDVGKSSKQLISETLEGLPSEVTSVRNYVETTVDTSQGGLSTSLQGLFSLPIQFAWETLRDPAGQQIAKAWAQQIAKPWEQVMAHRYPIAPGSRNEASVKDLQRFVDPESGLLPNFKRNEIGNLSGGEGLGMSSDSKATPLVNPNMVNSIDKASSLGQVIASLSDRDNGFEIMLEPAASLTDIIFTLDGQVQHYRNGKTSWSRFSWPGTTTTPGARLDVVTLSGERITVFDYPGRWGLLRMNDSARVSDLDGIQQRFSWNTSSGPVSLAVRNYGGVKLTDLANVKALSALNAKEGRPL; the protein is encoded by the coding sequence ATGAAGACATTATTGCGTTTGTTGAAGAGTTTTTGGTTCCTCGTCCCCGTCCTGTGGCTGGCAAGCCTGGCGGTCTGCTGGTTCGTGGCCCCGCACGTGAACTGGCTGCGCGGTTATGCGCTGGAGGCCATGGCGATCGTCAGCGCCTTCTACCTGCTGATCATTGTGCTGCGTCAGTACAAGCGTATCCGTGCAGAACACAACCTTGAAAACCTGGTGCAGATCGAAGTCGATCGTTCGCTCAAATCCACCGGCGAGTTCCGCGATCAGCAAGTGCTGCGCGAACGCCTCAAGCACGCTATTGCGATGCTGCGCGCCGACCGTTCGGCCGGTGGCGGTGGTTCGTCGGCACTTTACGATTTGCCGTGGTACCTGGTGATCGGCATGTCGGCGGCGGGCAAGACCTCGTTGCTGACCCGCTCCGGCCTGTCTGCGAGCATTGCCAGCAGCGCCAACGACACCGAAAGCGGCACCCAGCATTGCGATTGGTATTTCAGCCCCGAGGCCGTGATGATCGATACGGCCGGCCGTTACCTGCGCGACGACCCATCGGCCAGCGAGTTCGCGGCGTTCCTGCGCATGCTGAAAAAGCAGCGCAACAAAGCCGCCGTCAATGGTCTGGTGTTGGTGGTGAGCCTGCCTGAACTGCTCGCGTGCAGCGCGGCCGAGCGCAACGAACTCGCCGCACAACTGGTGTCGCGCATCGAGGAGTACAACGATTGCCTGGAAGCCAATCCACCGATCTACCTGATGCTGAGCAAGACCGACCAACTGCCGGGCTTCAGCCAGGCGTTCGAAGGCCTCGACCTGAACGAGCGCCAGCAACCGCTTGGCATGACCTTCGGTTTGTCCGAGATCCGCAACCAGGGCCTGCGCCCGGTACTGGATGCCAAACTGGCCAATTTGCACAGCCATATTCGTCGTCACGTCGATGCCCAGATGATTGCATTGGGCGCCGATGCCAACAGCGCATTGCTGAACTTCCCGAACTATTTCGCCGAGCTGTCGGGCGTGCTGGAACAGTTTCTCCAGCACTTCGCCGAGACTCGTCGCAGCGGCGCGCCACTGTTGCTGCGCGGGCTGTATTTCACCAGCGCCTTACAGACCGACCAGCAACTGAGCCAGGTGTATGAAGACGATCTGGCAGAGTCGTTCGCCCTGCAACCGGAGCACGAACAACCGGAGCCAAGCACCGGCCGCAAAATCAGCGACCGCAGCTACTTCATCACCGACACATTCCGTCGAGTGATTTTCCCGGATCGCGACCTGACGCTTTACCAGTCGCGTTTCGGCAAGAACAAATCCGCCAGCCCTGCCCTGCTGGGCCTGGCGGTCCTGGCCGGTGTCGCGTTCATCGGCTGGCAAGCCCTGTCGTTCCAGAACAACCGTCAGTGGCTGGCCACGCTGCGCGAGCAATTGACCGAACTGCAACAGGCCCCGGACAGCGCACGGTTACTCGCCTCGGGCCAGGGCCTGGAACTGCTGCGCGATCAACTCATCGCTATCGAGAAACACCGCGCCAAAGGCGTGCCGCTGCAACTCGGCGCCGGCCTGTACCGTGGTGACGACATTTACCGCGTTGCCCAGACCGCCTATTTGCAGCAACTGCGCACCCAGGCGCTGGAACCGATCACCCTGCAATTGCAGTTGCAGATGCGCGCGTTCAACGAGTTCGCCAAGACCATGGACCCGCAAAACAACTTCGCGCCTGCGACGTCCAAGGCCGGTTCAGCCAAAACCCGCTTGCAGGGGCAGAAACTGCCGATCCGCTTGAACAACGTGCCACGCAGCACCGCTGATGTTGCCGGTCGCCTGAACGGTGCAGCCCGTGGGGCCGCCAACAAGGCTCGCGGCGAAGCCCTGACCGCGTTGCGCAACCCGGCTACGGCGAGCGATGCCGCGGAACTGTCGGCGACAACCGGCGGGCTTTCGTTGTCCGAAGAAATGCTCGGCCGACTCGATGAGCGCCAGGTCGCTTCGATCATCGAGTCTTACAACGCACTCAAGCTCTACCTGATGCTGACCCAACCCGCCACCCATCCGGATGCAGAGTTCGTGGCGGCTGCGTTGCCGCTGGCTTGGGCCAATACCGCCAGCGCCGACAACGCTGTCAGCAGCGCGGTGATCCAGGACAACGCGCCGGTGTATGTGCAATTGCTCAAGAGTGGTCAGGCGCCGACGTTGTCGCGCAACGAACAACTCATCAGCGAAACCCGCAACAGTCTCAAGTCCTTCATGATTTCGAGCTCGCTGGTCGATCGCGAATACCTGCGCCTGCAACTGGAATCCGGTCGCCAATTCCCGGCCGTCGGCCTGAGTGATCTGGTGCCATTGCCGGGCCGTCAGTTGCTCTACGGCACCGAAGCGGTTCCTGCGATTTTCACCCGTCAGGGCTGGGAACAGTTCGTCAAGCCGGAGCTGATCAAACTGGTGTCGGGCAACCTGCAGAACGAATCGGACTGGGTGCTCGACGGTGAAGGCGCCGACAGCATCGTGCAGAAAGCCAACTTCATCCGTGAGTTCATGACGCGCTACAAGCGCGACTACACGCAAGCCTGGTACACCCTGATCGACAGCGTCGGCGTGCGCCATTTCACCGACATGGCCAACGCAACCCAACAGCTGTCGCTGCTCAGCGACGTACAAAACTCGCCAGTGAAAATTCTCTTGGCGGCGGTCAACGACAATACCCAATGGGATGTCCCTGCCCCCCGCGAAACCCTGCAAGCGGGCATCAAGCCTGAGGACGGATTCTGGAGCAGCGTCACCGGCATTTTTGACGACAAGAACGCCTCACCGAGCACGCTGATTTCGCCTTTGCCGGCGGTCGACGACGGCAGCCTGGCGAAACGCTTCGAGCCAGTGTCGCGGGTGTTTGCCGTGCAAAACGCCGAAGGCGCCGACAGCACGATCATGGATCGTTACCTGGCGGCGTTGCGCAAACTCAAGGTGCGGATGAACAACATCCAGCGCTCCCAGGACGTTGGCAAGAGCAGCAAGCAGCTGATCAGCGAAACCCTCGAAGGGCTGCCGAGCGAAGTGACCAGCGTGCGCAACTATGTCGAGACCACCGTCGATACCAGCCAGGGCGGCCTCTCCACTTCGTTGCAGGGCTTGTTCAGCCTGCCGATCCAGTTTGCCTGGGAAACCCTGCGCGACCCGGCCGGCCAACAGATTGCCAAGGCTTGGGCACAGCAGATTGCCAAGCCATGGGAACAGGTCATGGCGCACCGTTACCCCATTGCACCCGGTAGTCGCAACGAAGCCTCGGTCAAGGACCTGCAACGTTTCGTCGACCCGGAATCCGGGCTGTTGCCGAACTTCAAGCGTAACGAAATCGGCAACCTGTCCGGTGGTGAAGGCCTGGGGATGAGCAGCGACAGCAAGGCAACACCGCTGGTCAATCCGAACATGGTCAACAGCATCGACAAGGCCAGCTCGTTGGGCCAGGTGATTGCCAGCCTGTCGGACCGCGACAACGGTTTCGAGATCATGCTCGAACCTGCGGCCAGTCTCACCGACATCATCTTCACTCTCGATGGCCAGGTGCAGCACTACCGCAACGGCAAGACCAGTTGGAGCCGTTTCTCGTGGCCGGGCACCACCACCACGCCGGGCGCACGACTGGATGTGGTGACACTGAGCGGCGAACGCATCACGGTATTCGACTACCCAGGCCGTTGGGGCCTGCTGCGCATGAACGACAGCGCACGGGTCAGCGATCTGGACGGTATCCAGCAACGCTTCAGCTGGAACACCAGCAGCGGCCCGGTCAGCCTCGCCGTGCGCAACTACGGCGGCGTCAAACTGACGGACCTGGCCAACGTCAAAGCCTTGAGCGCACTGAACGCCAAAGAAGGTCGTCCGCTGTGA